The following proteins are encoded in a genomic region of Artemia franciscana unplaced genomic scaffold, ASM3288406v1 PGA_scaffold_89, whole genome shotgun sequence:
- the LOC136042258 gene encoding E3 ubiquitin-protein ligase rnf8-B-like, giving the protein MNIVYKCFAIGIPASIAAISVSWAMKKHKEAKTKGINASTALTESKKKPLDIKRCKQANPEEFNTCKEVTEFKKKMLDLLDSELSCCICYEVFVEPVRLSCLHAFCEACVLQNEENQTKCPLCRATYTVGRKDTLLAGCIQNIIESAYNPNEMTKRDELVAARKDLKSLMMERKKKKWKTKILKGLDFLADLFVVCVLCDSNRRFWDPVFELFE; this is encoded by the coding sequence ATGAATATAGTGTATAAATGTTTTGCCATTGGAATTCCAGCCTCTATTGCTGCAATATCAGTTTCCTGGGCTATGAAAAAGCATAAAGAAGCTAAAACGAAGGGAATTAATGCTTCTACTGCATTAACAGAGTCTAAGAAGAAGCCACTTGATATTAAAAGATGTAAACAAGCTAACCCGGAAGAATTTAATACTTGCAAAGAAGTAACagagtttaagaaaaaaatgcttgACCTATTGGATTCTGAACTATCTTGCTGCATCTGCTATGAGGTATTTGTTGAGCCAGTTAGACTGTCGTGTCTACACGCTTTCTGCGAAGCTTGCGTCCTTcagaatgaagaaaaccaaacaaaatgtcCTCTGTGTAGGGCCACATACACAGTTGGTCGCAAAGATACCCTTTTAGCCGGTTGTATTCAAAACATTATCGAATCTGCTTATAATCCAAATGAAATGACCAAAAGGGATGAACTTGTAGCCGCACGTAAAGACTTGAAAAGTCTGATGATggagaggaagaagaaaaaatggaaaactaaaattttaaaagggctTGATTTTTTGGCTGATCTATTTGTTGTCTGTGTTTTATGTGATAGCAATAGA